From the genome of Cytophagales bacterium WSM2-2:
AAGCAGGAACCTGGAGAAGATTTAATACGGACAGCTCTTCGTGAATGCGAGGAAGAAGTGGGAGTGCCATCTGCTGACGTGCACGTACTTGGAACGCTGAGCGACTTTTTTGTAATACCCAGCAATTTTATGATCACACCTGTCGTAGGTTATGTTGATACTAAACCAAAATTCATTCCCCAGGAATCGGAAGTAGTAAGAGTGTTGGAAGGAAGCCTGAACTTCCTGCTCCGGGATGACGCAATACAGGTGAAAGAAATACTTGCTGCCAAAATGTATCCGATGCTTGCACCTCATTTCCTTATTGAACAGGAAATCGTCTGGGGCGCCACTGCAATGATGCTGAACGAATTACGAGTTGTCATTCAGCAAATGGATTAACCAGATAAAAAAGAAAGTAGAAAATCCTTTGACGCTTCGTTCCTGACCTTATTTTTGCCGCTCATTTTTTATTGAATTCTCTAAATGGAAAAAAATATCCTACGCATTGCAAGTGAGCTGAGTGTTTCGCCACGACAGGTTGAAGTTGTTGTAAATTTTTTTACAGAGGGAGCGACAATTCCGTTTATTGCCCGTTATCGTAAGGAGCTTACCGGCAGTTTGGACGAAGTGGCATTGACAACAATACGCGATCGCCATGAGCAATTGGTAGAACTTGACAGTCGAAAAGAGGCTGTTCTGAAATCGATCGAGAAACAAGAAAGACTTACTCCCGAATTGGCTAAGCTCATCGAAAATGCAGAGACCATGGCCGAGCTTGAGGATATTTACCTGCCTTACAAGCCCAAGCGCAAAACCCGGGCAACCATAGCTAAAGAGAAAGGCCTGGAACCATTGGCCAATATTATCTTTGAACAGAACAAGATAGCTCTGGAAGAAAAAGCACTATCATTCATCAATACTGAACTTGGAATTGCGACTGCCCAGGAAGCACTTGATGGAGCGCGCGACATTATAGCCGAATGGATTAGTGAGAACCAGGAGACGCGCAAAAATATACGCGACTTATTTTGGCAGGATGGAATCATTCAGGCAACGGTTATCAAATCGAAAGCAGAAAGTGATGACGCACAGAAGTTCAAGGACTATTTCGATTGGAAAGAACCTGTTAAGAAAACACCATCGCACCGGCTGTTGGCTATGCGCAGGGCGGAGAAAGAGGGATTTATCATGCTTGATATTTCACCTACGGAAGAATTGGCGATACAATCTCTTGAAAAACAGTTTATCAAGTCCGGAAGTACATCAGCCGAGCAAGTGAAGCTTGCAATTAAAGACAGCTACAAAAGATTGTTGAAGCCTACGTTGGAGAGTGAAGTGCGAATTGAAACAAAAATGCAGGCCGATGCGGAAGCAATCAAAGTATTTGCATCCAATCTCAAGAAATTATTGCTGGCTTCTCCCTTGGGGCAAAAACGTGTACTGGCACTTGACCCGGGATTTAGAAGCGGGATAAAAGTAGTTTGCCTTGGGGCACAGGGTGAATTGCAATTTGATACCGTGATCTACCCGCTTGAGCCGCAACGTGAAACAGTGAAAGCTGCGACTGTTGTGCTCGGATTGTGCGACCGTTTCAAGATCGAGGCTGTCGCGATCGGCAACGGTACAGCCAGCCGCGAAACGGAGTCCTTTGTTAAAGGTCTCGGGTTGCCTAAAGAGATTATGGTAGTTATGGTAAATGAAAGTGGTGCTTCTGTGTATTCAGCATCAGAAGTAGCCCGGGAGGAATTCCCCAACCATGACGTAACTGTGCGCGGAGCAGTGTCAATCGGAAGAAGACTGACTGATCCTTTGGCTGAGTTGGTGAAGATCGATCCAAAATCAATTGGTGTAGGTCAGTATCAGCATGATGTTGATCAAACCAAGCTAAAATCAGGCTTGGACGATGTGGTGATGAGTTGTGTAAACTCAGTAGGAGTGGAGGTAAATACTGCGAGCAAGGAATTGCTTTCGTACGTTTCTGGCTTGGGGCCGCAACTGGCGAAGAATATTGTTGAGTACCGCAATCAGAACGGACCATTCAAAAGCCGAAATGAATTGACGAAAGTAGCACGCCTCGGTGATAAGGCTTTCGAACAGTGTGCCGGTTTCTTACGCATTCGCGATTCAAAAAACCCGCTCGATGCAAGCGCGGTTCACCCCGAACGATATGACCTGGTTGAAAAATTTGCCAAGGACCTGGGATGTACTGTAAAAGACCTCATGTCGAGCAATGAATTGCGAAGTAAGCTTGATCTGAAGAAATATGTAACTGAAAGTGTAGGTCTCCCAACACTCACTGATATACTTTCGGAATTGGAAAAACCAGGTCGTGATCCTCGTGAGAAATTTGAAGTGTTTTCATTTCAGGAAGGTGTTAATGAAATCAAAGACCTGAAAGTGGGGATGGTGCTGCCGGGAATCGTCACCAATGTTACAAACTTTGGAGCGTTTGTTGATGTGGGCGTTCACCAGGACGGATTGGTTCACGTAAGCCATTTGTCAGACAAATTTGTTAAAGACCCAAACCAGGTGGTGGCTGTACAGCAGAAAGTAAAAGTGACTGTGATGGAAGTGGATGTCGCGCGCAAGCGAATTGCATTATCTCTAAAAAGCGATCCATTTGGTGCAGGAGTGAAAGAGAAAACTCCTATGAAAAAGCAGCCAGCGAAAGAAGAAAGTATGGAGACCATGCTCGCTCAATTGAAAAATAAATTCAAGAAATAGAACATGAAGGACGTATCGTACGCATGAGCGAATTAATCGATTCGCCTGTGGCTTTATGTTTGATCTGATGCCTGATAATCTGTGAGCACTTCCTGTTCTGAGATACAATTCTTTATTCAAAATTGCGTCTATACCGACGAGTAGGCGTACAACCAATACGTTTGGTCGAAAAGAACTTATTTACAGTCGGTTTACAA
Proteins encoded in this window:
- a CDS encoding RNA-binding transcriptional accessory protein, which gives rise to MEKNILRIASELSVSPRQVEVVVNFFTEGATIPFIARYRKELTGSLDEVALTTIRDRHEQLVELDSRKEAVLKSIEKQERLTPELAKLIENAETMAELEDIYLPYKPKRKTRATIAKEKGLEPLANIIFEQNKIALEEKALSFINTELGIATAQEALDGARDIIAEWISENQETRKNIRDLFWQDGIIQATVIKSKAESDDAQKFKDYFDWKEPVKKTPSHRLLAMRRAEKEGFIMLDISPTEELAIQSLEKQFIKSGSTSAEQVKLAIKDSYKRLLKPTLESEVRIETKMQADAEAIKVFASNLKKLLLASPLGQKRVLALDPGFRSGIKVVCLGAQGELQFDTVIYPLEPQRETVKAATVVLGLCDRFKIEAVAIGNGTASRETESFVKGLGLPKEIMVVMVNESGASVYSASEVAREEFPNHDVTVRGAVSIGRRLTDPLAELVKIDPKSIGVGQYQHDVDQTKLKSGLDDVVMSCVNSVGVEVNTASKELLSYVSGLGPQLAKNIVEYRNQNGPFKSRNELTKVARLGDKAFEQCAGFLRIRDSKNPLDASAVHPERYDLVEKFAKDLGCTVKDLMSSNELRSKLDLKKYVTESVGLPTLTDILSELEKPGRDPREKFEVFSFQEGVNEIKDLKVGMVLPGIVTNVTNFGAFVDVGVHQDGLVHVSHLSDKFVKDPNQVVAVQQKVKVTVMEVDVARKRIALSLKSDPFGAGVKEKTPMKKQPAKEESMETMLAQLKNKFKK